The following proteins come from a genomic window of Sphingobium cloacae:
- a CDS encoding Lrp/AsnC family transcriptional regulator, whose amino-acid sequence MASPNIDDIDLQILGELQREGRMTNVELARKVGLTAPPCLRRVRALEEAGAITSYHAVVDPAMLGYMITVFAMVSLRSQAEADLKAFEDHIATLPEVRECHMLNGEIDFILKVVAKDLQSFQQFLTSKLTPAPNVVSVKTSLTIRTAKNLPGVPLPV is encoded by the coding sequence ATGGCGAGCCCGAATATCGACGACATCGATCTGCAAATTCTGGGGGAATTGCAGAGGGAGGGCAGGATGACCAATGTCGAACTCGCCCGGAAAGTGGGACTGACCGCGCCTCCCTGCCTGCGCCGCGTGCGTGCGCTGGAGGAAGCGGGGGCCATTACCTCCTATCATGCGGTCGTCGACCCGGCGATGCTCGGCTATATGATCACCGTTTTCGCGATGGTGAGCCTGCGCAGTCAGGCAGAAGCCGACCTGAAGGCCTTCGAGGATCATATCGCGACCCTGCCCGAAGTGCGCGAATGTCATATGCTGAACGGAGAAATCGACTTCATTCTCAAGGTCGTGGCGAAAGACCTTCAGAGCTTTCAGCAATTCCTTACGTCGAAACTGACGCCCGCCCCCAATGTGGTGAGCGTGAAAACCTCGCTCACCATCCGGACCGCCAAGAACCTGCCGGGCGTTCCCCTGCCCGTTTAG